One window from the genome of Rhodopseudomonas sp. P2A-2r encodes:
- a CDS encoding outer membrane beta-barrel protein produces the protein MKQRQQPGYEPVGIRYGSWMFNPQLMSGTFYDSNVFSSNAYKRADVAAVIAPSLRAHTLWERHGIDIKLDTATTLYNENSSLNQTNASLKGNAWYDVSHDLAILTSFQIAHLNEGVGTLSSPANAISPTPYNLLSGDVSVRKEFNRLAASIGISVDSYDYGTTRAQDGSIINQDGRDGQIYALHGRLDYAFSPLLGWFAGVEGNQRNIRGTPAQSLDSQGYRALSGVTFGLTHLVTGEIGAGYARQDFSDPAIGVIEGPAYRAQLTWRPTKLLDVHFRAEQIVTETSATSSTGVQANAFQLGADYELRRNVILSLAGTYETDRFFGQPRKDTVITSDARVKYLVNRFGSVSVFHRYSDRNSDNPAFSYDKHQVGLNVTAQF, from the coding sequence GTGAAGCAGCGACAGCAGCCAGGATATGAGCCCGTCGGCATTCGCTACGGCTCCTGGATGTTCAACCCGCAGCTCATGTCGGGGACCTTCTACGATAGCAACGTCTTCTCATCGAACGCCTACAAGCGCGCTGACGTCGCCGCCGTCATCGCGCCGTCATTGCGCGCACATACGCTTTGGGAGCGCCACGGCATCGATATCAAGCTGGATACGGCAACAACGCTCTACAACGAGAATTCGAGCCTCAACCAGACGAACGCCAGCCTGAAGGGCAACGCCTGGTACGACGTCTCTCACGATCTTGCCATCCTGACGAGCTTCCAGATCGCGCATCTGAACGAGGGCGTCGGGACGCTGAGTTCGCCGGCGAACGCGATCTCGCCCACGCCATACAACCTGCTATCGGGCGATGTCAGCGTACGCAAGGAGTTCAACCGGCTCGCGGCGTCGATCGGAATCAGCGTCGACTCCTACGATTACGGAACGACGCGGGCCCAGGACGGCAGCATCATCAATCAGGATGGCCGCGACGGCCAGATCTATGCGCTTCACGGCCGGCTCGACTATGCGTTCTCGCCGCTGCTGGGCTGGTTCGCCGGCGTCGAGGGCAACCAGCGAAACATCCGCGGCACCCCGGCGCAATCGCTGGATTCGCAAGGCTATCGAGCGTTGTCCGGCGTCACCTTTGGATTGACTCACCTCGTCACCGGCGAAATCGGCGCCGGCTATGCGCGCCAGGATTTCAGTGATCCTGCGATCGGCGTGATCGAGGGGCCCGCCTATCGCGCACAGCTGACGTGGCGTCCAACCAAGTTGCTCGACGTCCACTTCAGGGCCGAACAGATCGTGACCGAGACGTCAGCGACCAGTTCGACCGGCGTGCAGGCCAACGCGTTCCAGCTGGGAGCCGACTACGAATTGCGCCGCAATGTCATTCTCTCGCTTGCCGGAACCTATGAGACCGACCGGTTCTTCGGGCAACCCCGCAAGGACACGGTGATTACCTCCGATGCCCGCGTCAAATATCTCGTGAACCGGTTTGGTTCGGTTTCCGTGTTCCACCGATACTCCGACCGCAACAGCGACAACCCGGCATTCAGCTACGACAAACACCAGGTGGGGCTCAATGTTACCGCGCAGTTCTGA